From a single Chitinophaga sp. Cy-1792 genomic region:
- a CDS encoding GNAT family N-acetyltransferase encodes MLPEIRIEKVYNDSSAAVIDIIIPIQTREFGVNVTLADQPDLQQIDSFYHGSGGGFWGIYVGDTLAGTIALINIGHEAGAIRKMFVKKEYRGKEYGLAQRLLEHLIAWCREMGIKDLYLGTVNILHAAIRFYERNQFQVIAKADLPSYFPLMSADNVFYHLAI; translated from the coding sequence CAGCAGCCGTAATAGATATTATTATTCCCATACAGACCAGGGAATTTGGCGTAAATGTAACCCTGGCGGATCAGCCGGACCTCCAGCAGATCGACAGTTTTTACCATGGTTCGGGTGGTGGATTCTGGGGGATATATGTGGGGGATACGCTGGCAGGAACAATTGCCCTGATCAATATCGGGCATGAGGCGGGCGCCATCAGGAAAATGTTCGTTAAAAAGGAGTACCGCGGCAAGGAATACGGGCTGGCACAACGGCTGCTGGAGCACCTGATTGCCTGGTGCCGGGAAATGGGCATTAAAGACCTTTATCTTGGCACGGTGAATATCCTGCATGCGGCCATTCGCTTCTATGAACGCAATCAGTTTCAAGTAATTGCCAAAGCCGACTTACCTTCGTATTTCCCCCTGATGAGTGCGGACAATGTATTTTACCATCTTGCTATATAA
- a CDS encoding MarR family winged helix-turn-helix transcriptional regulator, producing the protein MRNVIDESGILAISTRLQRVAEQLRKDGQQIYKAHGIDFEPKWFPVVFSLHKKGTMSVTEIAQEIGYTHPSTISLLKELEKQKLIRSKKDKQDERKRLLLLTDKGQELVAGMVPIWHRMEQALAALTATEHNLMLAIGEVEAAMATKSFFEREQQLP; encoded by the coding sequence ATGCGGAACGTAATAGACGAATCAGGTATCCTGGCCATTTCAACGCGGCTGCAGCGTGTTGCGGAACAGCTCCGGAAAGACGGGCAGCAGATCTATAAAGCGCATGGGATCGACTTTGAGCCGAAATGGTTTCCGGTAGTATTTAGTTTACATAAGAAAGGCACCATGAGTGTTACAGAGATCGCGCAGGAGATAGGTTATACGCATCCTTCTACCATTAGCCTGCTCAAGGAGCTGGAAAAGCAGAAGCTGATCCGTTCCAAAAAAGATAAACAGGATGAGCGCAAGCGGCTGTTATTACTCACAGACAAAGGCCAGGAGCTGGTAGCAGGGATGGTACCCATCTGGCATCGTATGGAACAGGCGTTGGCAGCACTGACAGCTACAGAACACAACCTGATGCTGGCGATAGGAGAAGTAGAGGCAGCAATGGCCACAAAAAGTTTTTTTGAAAGAGAGCAACAGCTGCCCTGA
- the budA gene encoding acetolactate decarboxylase has translation MKYLFMLVMTCYPSFAYSQSEPHELHTVGIAIGLLGGLYDGFYPIGELKTKGDFGIGAPDKINGELLIFNGKAYQTTSDGKTSELPDNYKVPFAMVNNFRPTIRIRINETISKQELYRRLDSLFPNQNGMYAIHISGKFSYVKSRALPPVATQPPYPDFKTWSKQQQFFEFRQVSGDLVGYRLPAYMDNTNISGYHFHFLSADKKGGGHMVDSELSNVIVELEPLEGYTVKIPDTKGFRQFNFQQGYNTEAKNIDEIYETKH, from the coding sequence ATGAAATACCTGTTTATGTTAGTAATGACGTGTTACCCCAGCTTTGCCTATAGCCAGTCCGAACCACACGAATTACATACCGTAGGCATTGCCATTGGCCTGCTCGGCGGACTCTATGACGGCTTTTATCCTATCGGAGAACTAAAAACCAAAGGAGATTTCGGCATTGGTGCGCCAGACAAAATCAACGGCGAATTACTAATCTTTAACGGAAAGGCCTACCAGACCACCTCCGACGGTAAAACCAGCGAACTCCCGGATAATTACAAAGTACCTTTTGCCATGGTGAATAATTTCCGGCCTACCATACGTATACGTATAAACGAAACCATCAGCAAGCAGGAACTATACCGCCGCCTGGACAGCCTCTTCCCCAATCAGAACGGGATGTACGCCATCCATATCAGCGGTAAGTTTTCGTATGTAAAATCCCGTGCACTGCCACCTGTGGCCACACAGCCACCCTATCCGGATTTCAAAACCTGGTCAAAGCAACAGCAGTTCTTCGAATTCAGGCAGGTCTCCGGCGACCTTGTCGGATACCGGCTGCCGGCTTATATGGATAACACCAATATCTCCGGTTATCATTTTCATTTCCTCTCTGCTGATAAAAAAGGCGGTGGACATATGGTCGACAGTGAATTGTCGAATGTAATCGTGGAACTGGAGCCACTGGAGGGGTATACTGTTAAAATCCCCGATACGAAAGGGTTCCGGCAGTTCAACTTCCAACAGGGATATAACACGGAAGCGAAAAATATAGATGAGATTTACGAAACCAAACACTAA